A genome region from bacterium includes the following:
- a CDS encoding TIGR00303 family protein produces the protein MSFFVPAFEDGRIRAVTHEKRSLEFISGLSGAPLFACVIGSTETALIEGISAAGATPEKRRYTAALDAEFLVYGRPVTLPDIPRNPLGPPSPVVITHASLKEMEIAPVIVDSGTEVPPATPILDLKLKPGKDIRTGKALDLPADFADRCRAAGRVLACQKEWLILSESVPGGTTTALSILLALGIDALGKVSSSMPGGNHSQKEEVVRTALKNAALKAGSTGMEIASAVGDPMQPAVALMALEASKRVPVVLGGGTQMAAVYALICRLVKEGEEGNLRNIGLATTSWVAADPSADLRGILLEINDEVPALAAWLDFGGSRLQGLRMYEEGLVKEGVGAGAAAFGAFGVANVSHGRLVEKIEKITEGLNG, from the coding sequence ATGAGCTTTTTCGTCCCCGCCTTCGAGGACGGGCGCATTCGCGCGGTAACCCACGAAAAGAGGTCGCTGGAGTTTATATCGGGCCTTTCGGGCGCGCCCCTCTTCGCCTGCGTCATCGGCTCGACCGAAACGGCGCTGATCGAGGGCATCTCGGCAGCCGGGGCTACCCCTGAAAAGCGGCGCTATACCGCCGCCCTCGACGCGGAGTTCCTCGTTTACGGAAGGCCCGTAACCCTTCCCGACATCCCCCGCAACCCCCTCGGCCCCCCCAGCCCAGTGGTGATAACCCACGCCTCGCTGAAGGAGATGGAGATCGCCCCGGTAATCGTCGATTCCGGCACCGAAGTCCCCCCGGCGACCCCGATACTGGATTTGAAGCTAAAACCGGGGAAAGATATCAGGACCGGGAAGGCGCTCGATTTGCCCGCCGATTTCGCCGACAGGTGCCGCGCCGCCGGAAGGGTGCTGGCCTGCCAGAAGGAGTGGCTCATCCTCTCCGAATCGGTGCCGGGAGGGACCACGACGGCTCTTTCCATTCTGCTGGCGCTGGGCATAGACGCGCTCGGCAAGGTTTCCTCCTCTATGCCGGGGGGAAACCACTCCCAGAAGGAGGAGGTTGTCAGGACCGCGCTGAAAAACGCCGCCCTTAAAGCCGGTTCAACGGGAATGGAGATAGCTTCCGCCGTGGGCGACCCGATGCAGCCCGCAGTCGCGCTGATGGCCCTCGAAGCCAGCAAGCGCGTCCCTGTGGTGCTCGGCGGGGGAACCCAGATGGCCGCCGTCTACGCCCTCATCTGCAGGCTGGTAAAGGAAGGCGAGGAGGGGAACCTCCGGAACATCGGGCTCGCCACAACGAGCTGGGTCGCCGCCGACCCGTCGGCGGACCTTCGCGGGATACTTCTGGAGATAAACGACGAGGTCCCGGCGCTGGCGGCCTGGCTGGATTTCGGAGGTTCGAGGCTCCAGGGCCTTCGCATGTATGAGGAGGGGCTTGTAAAGGAAGGCGTGGGCGCGGGGGCGGCGGCTTTCGGCGCTTTCGGAGTCGCGAACGTTTCACACGGCCGGCTGGTCGAAAAGATAGAGAAGATTACGGAAGGACTTAATGGCTGA
- a CDS encoding biotin--[acetyl-CoA-carboxylase] ligase → MATLVDSVLKALIEAGGEPVSGQELAASLGVTRAAVWKSVTALREEGYVVESVHGLGYRLAGGKGTLRPGELSALLGTKTFGRHHRHYAATNSTSRRAAEWAEGGAPEGALVTADSQSAGRGRLGRQWFGEPGESLAMTVILRPEVELSLAPLLTFVAAISLAETLLGWVEGEAVEVKWPNDVLLGGRKVAGILLESRVEGVRIDYLSLGVGVNVLGTPARFPEEFRESAATLEEFSKADCPAPVEVLSAYLQRLEGDYFLFSSEGFGPFRERWGRLFRMAGREVTVVSRGGELRGKVLGLAEDGALELETGGGIKRILAGDVSFSTTRK, encoded by the coding sequence ATGGCAACCCTCGTTGACTCGGTCCTCAAAGCGCTGATAGAGGCCGGGGGCGAACCGGTTTCAGGGCAGGAGCTGGCAGCGTCGCTCGGCGTAACCCGGGCGGCGGTGTGGAAGTCGGTCACCGCCCTTCGCGAGGAAGGCTACGTCGTCGAGAGCGTCCACGGCCTCGGCTACCGGCTCGCCGGGGGGAAGGGGACGCTACGGCCGGGCGAGCTTTCGGCCCTCCTTGGGACCAAGACCTTCGGCAGGCACCACCGCCACTACGCCGCCACGAATTCGACCAGCCGCCGGGCGGCGGAGTGGGCGGAAGGCGGAGCGCCGGAAGGGGCTCTCGTCACCGCAGACAGCCAGAGCGCGGGCAGGGGAAGGCTGGGAAGGCAGTGGTTCGGAGAGCCGGGCGAGAGCCTCGCCATGACGGTGATACTCCGGCCCGAGGTGGAGCTTTCGCTGGCCCCGCTCCTGACCTTCGTCGCGGCTATCTCCCTCGCCGAAACCCTTCTCGGCTGGGTCGAAGGGGAGGCGGTGGAGGTGAAATGGCCCAACGACGTGCTTCTCGGCGGTCGCAAGGTCGCGGGGATACTCCTCGAATCGCGGGTTGAGGGTGTGCGAATCGACTACCTTTCCCTCGGCGTCGGGGTGAACGTATTGGGAACCCCGGCGAGGTTTCCGGAAGAGTTCCGCGAAAGCGCCGCGACGCTCGAAGAGTTTTCAAAAGCGGATTGTCCGGCCCCCGTGGAGGTGCTCTCGGCCTACCTCCAACGGCTTGAAGGGGATTACTTCCTCTTCTCAAGCGAGGGTTTCGGCCCTTTCAGGGAGAGGTGGGGGAGGCTTTTCCGTATGGCCGGGCGCGAGGTTACGGTGGTCTCCCGCGGCGGCGAGCTTCGGGGGAAGGTTCTCGGCCTCGCTGAGGACGGCGCGCTCGAACTTGAGACCGGCGGCGGAATCAAGAGGATTCTGGCGGGTGACGTAAGCTTTTCGACAACCAGAAAGTAA
- a CDS encoding RsmB/NOP family class I SAM-dependent RNA methyltransferase, whose translation MANPARRLDHYADLIPEFEDFLRAVKTAPPSHIRVNTLKATPEEVVRNLEGLGFALKPEPFSDIIFRVEKAPMPLGSTLAHALGLIYMQSASSAVSALALGAKPGDRVLDLCAAPGSKTTLIAQMMGNTGLIVANEPSHKRITSLNANLRRVGVANTIITCYSGQNYPLRTKFNKILVDAPCSGEGTWRGLDSRPRDNTEDTRDRMTERQEGILRQALEILEEGGELVYSTCTYAPSENELIVAPFIEKHGLRVLPLGLGLPAVDGLTEWQGKKLPGELKNAARLYPHYFDSEGFFVIRLAKS comes from the coding sequence ATGGCGAATCCGGCAAGAAGGCTCGACCATTACGCCGATCTGATCCCCGAGTTCGAGGATTTTCTGCGCGCCGTGAAGACCGCCCCTCCCTCGCACATCCGGGTGAACACCCTTAAGGCGACGCCTGAAGAGGTAGTGAGAAACCTCGAAGGGCTCGGCTTCGCGCTCAAGCCGGAGCCCTTCAGCGACATAATATTCCGCGTCGAGAAGGCCCCGATGCCGCTGGGCTCGACCCTCGCCCATGCTCTCGGTCTCATCTACATGCAGAGCGCCTCCTCCGCCGTTTCCGCCCTCGCCCTCGGCGCGAAGCCGGGCGACAGGGTGCTGGACCTTTGCGCCGCCCCCGGCTCGAAGACCACCCTCATCGCGCAGATGATGGGTAACACCGGCCTCATTGTCGCCAACGAGCCGAGCCACAAGCGGATAACATCGCTGAACGCGAACCTGCGCCGCGTGGGCGTAGCGAACACGATAATCACCTGCTACTCGGGGCAGAACTACCCGCTTCGGACGAAATTCAACAAAATACTCGTCGACGCCCCTTGCTCCGGCGAAGGGACCTGGCGCGGCCTCGACTCGCGCCCCCGCGACAACACCGAAGACACCCGCGACCGGATGACCGAGCGGCAGGAGGGGATACTCCGGCAGGCCCTCGAAATACTGGAGGAGGGCGGGGAGCTTGTCTACTCCACCTGCACCTACGCCCCCTCGGAGAACGAGCTTATAGTCGCCCCCTTCATCGAGAAACACGGTCTTCGCGTCCTCCCGCTGGGCCTCGGTCTGCCCGCGGTGGACGGCCTCACCGAGTGGCAGGGGAAAAAACTGCCCGGCGAACTCAAAAATGCCGCCCGGCTCTACCCGCACTACTTCGATTCGGAGGGATTCTTTGTCATTCGACTGGCTAAATCCTAA
- a CDS encoding type III pantothenate kinase: MLLAIDIGNTNTVLGVFSGEEQKGHWRLGSDPNRTTDEYGVLLRGLFDFAKIPVEAIDGVIISSVVPALNRVIADVARVYMGLEPVCIGPGIRTGMPIRYDDPREVGADRIVNAVAAYERFKKAVIIVDFGTATTFDYVTPDGAYMGGVIAPGIGVSMEALFSRASKLPKVAFAKPPQVIGKNTVHAMQAGSYYGYAAMVEGLIKRLTDEVGTNPLVVATGGAARQIADEIKAIDYVDEFLTLEGLRIIYARNL; this comes from the coding sequence ATGCTTCTCGCTATAGACATCGGCAACACCAACACCGTCCTCGGGGTCTTCTCCGGAGAAGAGCAGAAGGGCCACTGGCGCCTCGGCTCCGACCCGAACCGTACCACCGACGAGTACGGAGTCCTGCTTCGCGGGCTCTTCGATTTCGCGAAGATTCCCGTCGAGGCCATCGACGGCGTGATAATCTCCTCGGTGGTTCCCGCCCTGAACCGCGTCATAGCCGACGTGGCCCGCGTCTACATGGGACTGGAGCCTGTCTGCATCGGTCCCGGCATCCGCACGGGCATGCCCATCCGCTACGACGACCCGAGGGAGGTGGGGGCCGACAGGATAGTAAACGCCGTCGCGGCCTACGAGCGCTTCAAAAAGGCCGTAATCATAGTGGATTTCGGCACTGCGACGACTTTTGACTACGTCACGCCCGACGGGGCTTACATGGGGGGGGTGATTGCGCCGGGAATTGGTGTTAGTATGGAGGCTCTCTTCAGCCGCGCGAGCAAGCTTCCCAAGGTGGCCTTCGCGAAGCCTCCGCAGGTCATAGGGAAGAACACCGTCCACGCCATGCAGGCGGGAAGCTATTACGGCTACGCGGCGATGGTGGAGGGGCTGATAAAGAGGCTGACGGACGAGGTCGGCACGAACCCCCTGGTCGTTGCCACGGGTGGAGCGGCCCGCCAGATAGCGGACGAGATAAAGGCGATAGATTATGTAGACGAGTTCCTGACCCTGGAGGGTCTCAGAATAATTTACGCAAGAAACCTTTAA
- a CDS encoding pyridoxal phosphate-dependent class II aminotransferase — protein sequence MAENFIPQDHGGDLYSREEGPVLCDFSASINPLGYPDGLTKALEEHWGEVLHYPDRHWRALVAAIRGRYELSGGEVLCGNGSAELLDLVIRSLAVKRLLLCPPDFGLYERCAPAGVEIVRIPRDEETGFGINPGKLLKAVRPGDLVLFSNPGNPSGAVLAREEVLALARGISSAGAVLAVDEAFADYCPRCSVLDLPCDEPGLVVIRSLTKFYAIPGIRAGFLSAGCELVKRISALQLPWSVSVPAQVLAAHCLSDDNWAARSRDYLLRSREKLVAGLKAIPGMTPLPSEVNYLLVRLDPPAPNADELYAKLRRVGTLVRHCGSFGLGSRYVRVAVRTVGENADLVRHLQKISGTAGQPL from the coding sequence ATGGCTGAGAACTTTATACCGCAGGATCACGGAGGCGACCTCTACTCCAGGGAGGAGGGGCCGGTCCTGTGCGATTTTTCCGCCTCCATAAACCCCCTCGGCTACCCCGACGGGCTGACCAAAGCCCTGGAGGAGCACTGGGGGGAGGTGCTCCACTATCCCGACCGCCACTGGAGGGCGCTTGTCGCCGCGATACGGGGGCGCTACGAGCTTTCGGGGGGAGAGGTGCTCTGCGGGAACGGCTCGGCCGAGCTTCTGGACCTCGTCATACGGTCGCTGGCGGTGAAGAGGCTGCTTCTTTGCCCGCCGGATTTCGGCCTCTACGAGCGTTGCGCGCCTGCGGGCGTCGAGATTGTGAGAATCCCGCGCGACGAGGAGACGGGGTTCGGGATAAATCCCGGGAAACTGCTCAAAGCCGTGCGCCCGGGCGACCTTGTCCTCTTCTCCAACCCCGGAAACCCCTCCGGCGCGGTGCTGGCGAGGGAAGAGGTGCTGGCGCTGGCGAGGGGAATAAGCAGCGCGGGAGCGGTTCTGGCGGTTGACGAAGCCTTCGCGGACTATTGCCCCCGCTGCTCGGTTCTCGACCTCCCCTGCGACGAGCCCGGTCTCGTGGTTATCCGCTCCCTGACCAAGTTTTACGCGATACCCGGGATACGGGCGGGGTTCCTCAGCGCGGGGTGCGAACTCGTCAAGAGAATCTCCGCCCTCCAGCTTCCCTGGTCGGTCAGCGTCCCGGCGCAGGTGCTGGCGGCACACTGCCTCTCCGACGACAACTGGGCCGCGAGGAGCAGGGACTATCTCCTGCGCTCGCGGGAAAAGCTGGTCGCCGGACTGAAAGCGATTCCCGGCATGACCCCGCTTCCCTCCGAGGTGAACTACCTCCTCGTACGCCTCGATCCCCCCGCCCCTAACGCCGACGAGCTTTATGCGAAGCTGCGCCGCGTGGGGACCCTCGTGCGCCACTGCGGCAGCTTCGGCCTCGGCTCGCGCTACGTCCGCGTGGCGGTGAGAACCGTGGGGGAGAACGCCGACCTCGTCAGGCACCTCCAGAAGATATCGGGGACCGCGGGCCAGCCGCTTTAG
- a CDS encoding phosphohydrolase, with the protein MRVFAISDLHLSFSGQKPMSVFGPCWDNHAQRVEKEWRSEVSERDIVCLAGDFSWATKLPEVLPELEWLGSLPGRKVLIKGNHDYWWPSISKLRSALPEGVFALQHDSVIIDGIGFAGARGWVDPSLDLTPLYPARKDESGDIFYSILGEEEDKKHYDREVERLRMSLASLRGETRLRIALLHFPPASPAMEPTKVTELLEEFGVDHAVFGHLHLSGESGFKNPYGKRNNVTYHLTSADFIGFTPALIAEVDS; encoded by the coding sequence ATGCGCGTATTCGCCATCTCCGACCTCCACCTCTCCTTTTCGGGGCAAAAGCCGATGAGCGTCTTCGGCCCCTGCTGGGACAACCACGCCCAAAGAGTCGAAAAAGAGTGGAGAAGCGAGGTTTCGGAGAGGGACATCGTCTGCCTCGCCGGGGATTTTTCCTGGGCGACGAAGCTCCCTGAGGTCCTGCCCGAACTGGAATGGCTCGGCTCCCTACCCGGAAGGAAGGTGCTAATAAAGGGCAACCACGATTACTGGTGGCCTTCCATATCGAAATTACGGAGCGCACTCCCGGAGGGCGTCTTCGCCCTCCAGCACGACAGCGTGATTATCGACGGTATCGGCTTCGCGGGGGCGCGCGGTTGGGTGGACCCCTCGCTCGACCTCACGCCCCTCTACCCGGCGCGAAAGGACGAGAGCGGGGATATCTTCTACTCGATACTGGGCGAGGAGGAAGACAAAAAGCATTACGACAGGGAGGTGGAGCGCCTGCGTATGAGCCTCGCTTCCCTAAGGGGCGAAACGAGGCTCAGAATCGCGCTGCTCCACTTCCCCCCCGCCTCGCCGGCGATGGAGCCGACGAAGGTGACGGAGCTTCTGGAGGAATTCGGGGTCGATCACGCGGTCTTCGGCCACCTCCACCTCTCGGGGGAGAGCGGCTTTAAAAATCCTTACGGAAAAAGGAATAACGTGACCTATCACCTTACCAGCGCGGATTTTATCGGCTTCACCCCCGCGCTCATAGCCGAAGTGGACTCGTAA
- the cobD gene encoding cobalamin biosynthesis protein CobD, protein MIPFTHLDLAAAWGLDLIIGDPPVLSRLHPVVLTGKLIAFLEKALYGKSAGTGRVLRGGILFLLTVGIVFAAGFGAVALLGRYDENLGRAVGVVLAFFCVATRDLDRQVRRVAVAVKEKRLEEARKHLSMIVGRDTENLSEREILRGAFETAAENSSDGVVAPLFYLALGGALGFGPALGLAYKAVNTLDSMVGYRSERYKDFGKVSARADDLFNYVPARLTLFLVALSALFGPGKGLRALKIAFRDARLHASPNSGYPEAAYAGALGVCLGGTNVYKGVERASPFIGDDIEPLTPKKVLSALTLTRLLSLFALLLFGGCLWFFQS, encoded by the coding sequence ATGATCCCCTTCACCCACCTTGACCTCGCGGCGGCCTGGGGGCTCGACCTGATCATCGGCGACCCCCCGGTCTTGTCGCGCCTGCACCCCGTGGTGCTCACCGGGAAGCTGATAGCTTTTCTGGAAAAGGCTCTCTACGGGAAGAGCGCCGGAACCGGAAGGGTCCTTAGGGGAGGGATATTGTTTCTCCTCACCGTGGGCATAGTCTTTGCGGCAGGTTTCGGCGCTGTCGCGCTGCTAGGGAGGTACGACGAAAACCTCGGGCGCGCGGTGGGGGTGGTTCTGGCCTTCTTCTGCGTCGCCACCCGCGACCTCGACAGGCAGGTGCGGCGCGTAGCGGTGGCGGTAAAGGAAAAGAGGCTGGAAGAGGCACGGAAACACCTCTCGATGATAGTCGGGCGCGACACCGAAAATCTCTCCGAGAGGGAGATACTCAGGGGCGCTTTCGAGACGGCGGCGGAGAACAGCTCCGACGGAGTCGTCGCACCCCTCTTCTACCTCGCCCTCGGGGGCGCGCTGGGCTTTGGCCCGGCGCTGGGGCTAGCGTACAAGGCGGTCAACACCCTCGATTCGATGGTCGGCTACCGGAGCGAGAGATACAAGGATTTCGGCAAGGTCTCCGCCCGCGCCGATGACCTTTTCAATTACGTACCGGCAAGGCTGACCCTGTTTCTGGTCGCGCTTTCCGCGCTCTTCGGACCGGGAAAGGGGCTTCGGGCGCTCAAAATCGCCTTTCGCGACGCCCGCCTCCACGCCTCCCCCAATTCCGGCTACCCGGAGGCGGCCTACGCGGGGGCGCTCGGCGTCTGCCTCGGCGGAACCAACGTCTACAAGGGTGTGGAGAGGGCTTCGCCCTTCATCGGCGACGATATCGAACCCCTCACGCCGAAAAAGGTTTTAAGCGCCCTGACGCTCACCCGGCTCCTCTCTCTTTTTGCCCTCCTCCTCTTCGGGGGGTGCCTCTGGTTTTTTCAGAGCTGA
- a CDS encoding elongation factor G: MKRFEIDKIRNVALIGHGGSGKTSLGEAMLFVSGASKRLGKVDEMNSLLDFEPEERSHRLTISTGVASFEYQKNKITILDTPGYDVFLFDGMGCLHAADAAILVVGGDGDIKFEAEKMWEQALSLGLPRASVITKLDKDNTSFERTLEYLRKHFEANFVKIMLPIGEAAGFKGYIDLIKNKAVAFADESGKGVEGPIPANLADEAAAARDAMIEGLVETDETLMEKFFDGQDISTEELSKALRTGMVSGQIVPVMVAVGPKAIGATAILDVINAAFPSPADRAPVETKEGEKLKVDENAPLAALVFKTISDPFAGRLNLVRVYQGKMSADSTYYNATKDVDERFGQVTALFGKELIPLGDAGPGDIFALPKLKETMTGNTFSDRKKVLHIPFTEPPEALISFAAFAKSKGDEDKLGQGLRRLQDEDLTLHVTRNDETHEQIVSCMGRLHIDILSERMKRKYGADMELKTPKIPYRETLKGSTKVQGRHKKQSGGRGQFADTWIEIRPLPRGEGFRFVDKIVGGAIPRNYIPAVENGVRERMKKGVLAGYPVVDVEVALFDGKYHDVDSSEMAFKIAGSVGFKKGALECKPILLEPIQDVTVLVPDESLGDVIGDLNSRRGRILGMDPGKGWQAVHSQVPLVEIQEYAPGLRSMTSGRGTFTMKFDHYEEVPAQLAEKIIAGSSVEEDEE, translated from the coding sequence ATGAAGAGGTTTGAAATCGACAAGATACGGAACGTCGCCTTGATTGGTCACGGCGGAAGCGGAAAGACCAGCCTTGGAGAAGCCATGCTCTTCGTGTCGGGGGCGTCCAAGCGTCTGGGCAAGGTTGACGAAATGAATTCCCTGCTCGATTTCGAGCCCGAGGAAAGGTCGCACCGCCTCACCATCTCGACCGGAGTAGCCAGCTTCGAGTACCAGAAGAACAAGATAACGATCCTCGACACCCCCGGTTACGACGTGTTTCTCTTCGACGGCATGGGGTGTCTCCACGCCGCCGACGCCGCGATACTGGTGGTGGGAGGTGACGGCGACATAAAGTTCGAGGCCGAAAAGATGTGGGAGCAGGCGCTCTCCCTCGGCCTTCCCCGCGCCTCAGTAATCACCAAGCTCGACAAGGACAACACCTCCTTTGAAAGAACCCTCGAATACCTGCGCAAGCACTTCGAGGCCAATTTCGTGAAGATAATGCTCCCCATCGGAGAGGCGGCGGGTTTCAAGGGTTACATTGACCTCATCAAGAATAAGGCCGTCGCTTTCGCCGACGAATCCGGCAAGGGGGTCGAGGGGCCGATTCCCGCGAACCTCGCCGACGAGGCAGCGGCCGCCAGGGACGCCATGATAGAGGGCCTTGTCGAAACCGACGAAACCCTGATGGAGAAGTTCTTCGACGGGCAGGATATCTCCACCGAAGAGCTGTCCAAGGCCCTCCGGACCGGCATGGTTTCCGGCCAGATAGTGCCTGTGATGGTCGCCGTCGGTCCCAAGGCCATCGGCGCGACCGCCATCCTTGACGTGATCAATGCCGCCTTCCCCTCTCCGGCGGACCGCGCCCCCGTCGAGACGAAGGAGGGCGAGAAGCTCAAGGTCGACGAAAACGCGCCCCTCGCGGCCCTCGTCTTCAAGACAATTTCGGACCCCTTCGCGGGCAGGCTGAACCTCGTCCGCGTCTATCAGGGCAAGATGAGCGCCGATTCCACCTACTACAACGCCACCAAGGACGTGGACGAGCGCTTCGGCCAGGTCACGGCGCTCTTCGGCAAGGAACTGATCCCCCTCGGCGACGCGGGTCCCGGCGACATCTTCGCCCTGCCCAAGCTGAAGGAGACGATGACGGGAAACACCTTTTCCGACCGGAAAAAGGTTCTTCACATTCCCTTCACCGAGCCGCCGGAGGCCCTCATCTCCTTCGCGGCTTTCGCCAAGTCCAAGGGTGACGAGGACAAGCTGGGGCAGGGGCTCCGCCGCCTCCAGGACGAGGACCTGACCCTCCACGTCACGAGAAACGACGAGACCCACGAGCAGATAGTCTCCTGCATGGGGCGCCTCCACATCGACATCCTCTCCGAGAGGATGAAGCGCAAGTACGGCGCCGACATGGAGCTTAAAACCCCGAAGATTCCCTACCGCGAGACCCTCAAGGGCTCGACGAAGGTCCAGGGCAGGCACAAGAAGCAGTCCGGAGGCAGAGGGCAGTTCGCCGACACCTGGATAGAGATACGCCCCCTCCCGCGAGGAGAGGGTTTCAGGTTCGTTGACAAGATCGTCGGCGGCGCGATACCCCGCAATTACATACCCGCCGTCGAGAACGGCGTTAGAGAGCGCATGAAGAAGGGGGTTCTCGCGGGATATCCAGTCGTTGACGTGGAGGTCGCCCTCTTCGACGGCAAGTACCACGACGTGGACTCCTCCGAAATGGCCTTCAAGATCGCCGGTTCGGTGGGCTTCAAGAAGGGCGCGCTGGAATGCAAGCCGATCCTCCTTGAGCCGATTCAGGACGTTACCGTGCTGGTGCCCGACGAGAGTCTGGGCGACGTTATCGGCGACCTGAACTCCAGAAGGGGAAGGATTCTCGGGATGGACCCCGGCAAGGGCTGGCAGGCGGTTCACTCGCAGGTGCCCCTCGTCGAGATTCAGGAGTACGCCCCAGGACTTCGGTCGATGACATCGGGGCGCGGAACCTTTACAATGAAATTCGACCACTATGAGGAAGTTCCTGCACAGCTAGCCGAGAAGATAATTGCCGGATCCTCGGTAGAAGAGGATGAGGAGTAG
- a CDS encoding methyltransferase, translated as MPKGLDVALTKVRAGKLAVSLYRVADPNALADSVDPATFAVDERFPYWSEVWPSSLGLAAYISRMDIPFGLPAIELGCGTGLCGVVAALRGARVTFTDYERDALRFARANHALNTGRPGLTRIFDWRDPPRNLSARLVLASDVIYESRFIEPFLRALKRTTAPGGMALVAEPWRKIARNSVERLEGEGFKRTLHLEEVTIDGRTHAIWIHKLLRTRRRTA; from the coding sequence TTGCCGAAAGGGCTCGACGTTGCCCTGACGAAGGTGCGGGCCGGGAAGCTGGCGGTTTCCCTTTACCGCGTCGCCGATCCCAACGCCCTGGCGGATTCGGTCGATCCTGCCACCTTCGCCGTGGACGAGCGCTTCCCCTACTGGTCGGAGGTCTGGCCCTCCTCGCTGGGGCTGGCGGCGTATATTTCGCGGATGGATATTCCCTTTGGCCTTCCCGCGATAGAACTTGGGTGCGGCACCGGCCTTTGCGGGGTCGTCGCGGCGCTTCGGGGCGCGAGGGTTACCTTCACCGACTACGAGCGGGACGCGCTCCGGTTCGCGAGGGCGAACCACGCTCTAAACACCGGCAGACCGGGGCTGACGCGGATTTTCGACTGGCGCGACCCCCCGCGAAACCTTTCGGCGCGGCTGGTGCTGGCTTCGGACGTCATCTACGAGAGCCGCTTCATCGAGCCCTTCCTTCGCGCCCTGAAAAGGACGACCGCCCCCGGAGGGATGGCGCTGGTGGCGGAGCCGTGGCGGAAGATCGCGCGAAATTCCGTGGAAAGGCTCGAAGGGGAGGGGTTCAAGCGAACACTCCACCTAGAAGAGGTGACCATTGACGGGCGGACCCACGCAATCTGGATCCACAAACTGCTAAGGACGAGAAGGCGCACAGCCTGA